In Gadus chalcogrammus isolate NIFS_2021 chromosome 1, NIFS_Gcha_1.0, whole genome shotgun sequence, one DNA window encodes the following:
- the LOC130370918 gene encoding casein kinase II subunit alpha, with the protein MSGPVPSRARVYTEVNTHRPREYWDYESHVVEWGNQDDFQLVRKLGRGKYSEVFEAVNITNNEKVVVKILKPVKKKKIKREIKILENLRGGPNIISLIDIVKDPVSRTPALVFEHVNNTDFKQLYQTLTDYDIRFYMYEILKALDYCHSMGIMHRDVKPHNVMIDHEHRKLRLIDWGLAEFYHPGQEYNVRVASRYFKGPELLVDYQMYDYSLDMWSLGCMLASMIFRKEPFFHGHDNYDQLVRIAKVLGTEDLYDYIDKYNIELEPRFNDILGRHSRKRWERFVHSENQHLVSPEALDFLDKLLRYDHQARLTAREAMDHPYFFPIVKDQARMAGSANLPGGIPAVSTANMMTGISALPASTALGPLSGSPVLSAANNSLSAAVPAAAAAPQ; encoded by the exons ATGTCTGGACCGGTTCCGAGCCGGGCCCGCGTGTACACGGAGGTCAACACACACCGGCCCAGGGAGTATTGGGACTACGAGTCCCACGTGGTGGAATGGGG GAATCAGGATGACTTTCAGCTGGTGAGGAAGCTGGGCCGGGGAAAGTACAGCGAGGTCTTTGAGGCGGTCAACATCACCAACAACGAGAAGGTGGTGGTGAAGATCCTCAAG CCggtgaagaaaaagaaaatcaagcGGGAGATCAAAATCCTGGAGAACCTTCGGGGAGGCCCCAACATCATCTCTCTCATTGATATCGTGAAAGATCCCGTG tCCCGCACTCCAGCATTGGTTTTTGAACACGTCAACAACACAGACTTCAAG CAACTGTATCAGACCTTGACCGACTATGACATCCGGTTTTACATGTATGAGATCCTTAAG GCCCTGGACTACTGCCACAGCATGGGAATAATGCACCGGGACGTCAAGCCTCACAACGTGATGATTGACCACGAGCATCGCAAG CTGCGCCTCATAGACTGGGGTTTGGCCGAGTTCTACCACCCCGGACAGGAGTACAACGTCAGAGTGGCCTCCCGCTACTTCAAAGGACCCGAGCTTCTGGTGGACTATCAG ATGTACGACTACAGTCTGGACATGTGGAGCTTGGGCTGCATGCTGGCCAGCATGATCTTCAGGAAGGAGCCCTTCTTTCATGGTCACGACAACTATGATCAG TTGGTGAGAATAGCCAAAGTACTGGGAACTGAAGACCTGTACGACTACATAGACAAGTACAACATTGAGCTGGAGCCGCGCTTCAACGACATCCTTGGCAG acacTCCCGTAAGCGGTGGGAGCGCTTCGTCCACAGTGAGAACCAACACCTGGTCAGCCCCGAGGCGCTGGACTTCCTGGACAAGCTGCTGCGCTACGACCACCAGGCCAGGCTGACGGCCCGCGAGGCCATGGACCACCCCTACTTCT TCCCGATCGTGAAGGACCAAGCTCGCATGGCGGGCTCTGCTAACTTGCCCGGTGGGATCCCAGCCGTCAGCACGGCCAACATGATGACTG GTATCTCTGCCCTACCAGCCTCCACTGCCCTgggccctctctctggctcgccCGTCTTGTCCGCTGCCAACAACTCCCTGAGCGCCGCcgtgcccgccgccgccgccgccccccagtGA
- the LOC130371158 gene encoding transcription factor 15-like, which produces MAFTMLRPVSTHAFSYHADVNVLSDDEDEDRSESDGSSSDRSYGCCSEETEAHRRVARALGGGVVVKQRNAANARERDRTQNVNGAFTALRTLIPTEPVDRKLSKIETLRLASSYISHLANVLLLGDGEPCLSAVLQGGDGGRKHPRAICTFCLSNQRKMVKDRRDCVKMHRGNTLRLSRR; this is translated from the exons ATGGCTTTCACCATGTTGAGGCCGGTGTCGACGCACGCCTTCTCTTACCACGCTGATGTAAACGTGTTGTCGGACGATGAGGACGAGGACCGCAGCGAGAGCGACGGCAGCAGCTCGGACCGGAGCTACGGCTGCTGCTCGGAGGAGACGGAGGCGCACCGCCGCGTGGCGCGCGCGCTGGGCGGTGGCGTGGTGGTGAAGCAGCGCAACGCGGCCAATGCGCGGGAGCGCGACCGTACCCAGAATGTCAACGGAGCGTTTACCGCGTTGCGGACTCTCATCCCCACCGAGCCGGTGGACAGAAAGCTCTCCAAGATCGAGACTCTGCGCTTGGCGTCTAGTTACATCTCGCACCTGGCCaacgtgctgctgctgggggacgGTGAGCCGTGTCTGAGCGCGGTGCTCCAGGGAGGTGACGGTGGGCGCAAACACCCCAGAGCCATCTGCACCTTCTGTCTGAGCAACCAGCGGAAAATG GTCAAAGACAGAAGAGACTGTGTGAAGATGCACAGAGGCAACACACTACGACTGAGTCGGCGGTGA
- the LOC130370847 gene encoding LOW QUALITY PROTEIN: solute carrier family 2, facilitated glucose transporter member 10-like (The sequence of the model RefSeq protein was modified relative to this genomic sequence to represent the inferred CDS: inserted 1 base in 1 codon): MGCPLLLLTSTVSILGGLVFGYELGIISGALLQLKAEFGLLCAQQEALVSALLVGGLMASIVGGCLIDRCGRRTSMLLSNALITAGSLVVLSDSYGGLVVGRITVGFGMCVSSMSCCIFVSEMVSPDRRGXLVTLYEAGITVGILAAYATNYLLSDTPRGWRLMFGIALAPTLAQFVCICTLPANADGCNVNRDGFQTERKPLSLVQSPAADEAPVGGTRPDKQLSVMYLFQSRDNMRRRTAIGLGLVIFQQLSGQPNILLYASTIFHSLGFHGDASAVLASVGLGLVKVLATLISMVLSDRVGRRPLLIGGCAFMAAGLLTVVLLGGQAALSASGACVVNTPGANHTSLPSLPHADPTASNRSLGEHRRLFDLSEIKEIGSDYSVYPANASSVLPSTPGVQGTVVNWIILICIFASVGAYSIGFGPITWLVLSEIFPVGVRGRAFAFTNCFNWATHLLVTCSFLHVIDAIGLSGTFLLYGTTCVAAGIFFYCMLPETMGKTLEQIDEELSTNRVHSDKVCCSSLRRRTATVKYQRVECQHSDTN, from the exons ATGG GTTGTCCCCTCTTGTTGCTGACCAGTACGGTGTCCATCCTCGGCGGCCTGGTCTTTGGCTATGAGCTGGGCATCATCTCAGGAGCCCTGCTCCAGCTCAAGGCTGAGTTTGGACTCCTGtgtgcccagcaggaagccctGGTCAGTGCCTTGCTGGTGGGAGGATTGATGGCCTCCATCGTGGGGGGCTGCCTGATTGACCGCTGCGGCCGCAGAACCTCCATGCTCCTCAGTAACGCGCTGATCACGGCGGGCAGCCTGGTGGTGCTCAGTGACTCCTACGGGGGCCTGGTGGTGGGCCGCATCACAGTGGGCTTTGGGATGTGTGTCTCCTCCATGTCCTGCTGCATCTTTGTGTCCGAGATGGTCTCCCCGGACCGCCGGG TGCTGGTGACTCTGTACGAAGCTGGCATCACCGTGGGCATCCTGGCCGCCTACGCCACAAACTACCTCCTCTCCGACACCCCTAGAGGCTGGAGGCTTATGTTTGGAATAGCCCTGGCACCGACGTTGGCACAGTTTGTTTGCATATGCACTCTTCCGGCCAATGCTGATGGATGTAACGTTAACAGGGATGGTTTTCAGACGGAGAGAAAGCCCTTGAGTCTCGTTCAAAGTCCAGCAGCGGACGAGGCGCCAGTCGGCGGCACCAGACCGGACAAGCAGCTCAGCGTGATGTACCTGTTTCAGAGCAGGGACAACATGAGACGCCGTACCGCCATCGGCCTGGGGTTGGTGATCTTCCAGCAGCTCAGCGGCCAACCCAACATCCTGCTCTACGCCTCCACCATCTTCCACTCGCTGGGCTTCCATGGCGACGCCTCGGCAGTGCTGGCGTCTGTCGGCTTGGGGCTGGTCAAGGTGCTCGCCACCCTAATCTCCATGGTGCTCTCCGACCGGGTGGGCCGCAGGCCTCTTCTCATCGGTGGATGTGCCTTCATGGCTGCGGGTCTTCTCACTGTTGTGCTCCTCGGTGGACAGGCGGCTCTCAGCGCTAGCGGTGCGTGTGTGGTAAACACCCCGGGTGCCAACCACACATCTCTGCCCAGTTTGCCACATGCTGATCCGACAGCGTCGAACAGGTCTCTTGGAGAGCATCGCAGACTTTTTGATTTGTCAGAGATCAAAGAGATTGGATCAGATTATTCTGTTTACCCCGCCAATGCGTCCTCTGTGTTGCCGTCTACACCTGGTGTCCAGGGAACAGTGGTTAACTGGATCATTCTCATCTGTATCTTCGCCTCAGTCGGTGCCTACTCTATTGGATTTGGACCCA TAACCTGGCTAGTCCTGAGTGAGATCTTTCCTGTGGGAGTCAGGGGAAGGGCGTTTGCATTCACCAACTGCTTCAATTGGGCCACACACCTGTTGGTCACCTGCTCTTTTTTGCATGTTATTG ATGCGATTGGACTTTCaggcacgtttcttttgtacggTACAACATGTGTAGCCGCAGGTATTTTCTTTTACTGTATGCTTCCTGAGACCATGGGGAAGACTCTGGAGCAGATAGATGAAGAACTTAGCACAAACAG gGTACACAGTGATAAGGTATGCTGCAGCAGTCTGAGAAGGAGAACTGCCACGGTGAAGTACCAGAGAGTAGAGTGTCAACACAGCGACACAAACTGA